The following are encoded in a window of Roseimaritima ulvae genomic DNA:
- a CDS encoding HEAT repeat domain-containing protein: MLHFHSLRWLFVPVLTLTLGWATPSLTSLGYGQQATAPADAADIDSLINKLNSDDSATRRSAASALGDAGDDSPKVIEALMKAVGDDEPRNRLIAVAALRKLVSDPADLVPMASELLAHEDQLLASRATETLVLRGAKAVPFLTAALKNERAAYWACIAIEEIGPDAAPTVPGLQSLLRESNDDHLKVQALLAIAKIGPAGKQAAPEIAAALADANTEPVKIAAAFAAGTHGVTDAKATLITNTKSSNKMVSMVSIWALAKLYPENEKGRVLAVETLIKGLTDSDPALRLMAAKGLQLLAPDPEIVAPRLVKVLKQDDPIVAFNLVEAFASLGEPAAARAADALQSESLRSLAAQVLSRMGPEAASVASQVTAALKDSSGEFRQQLQSTLANIGPAAAPATPELIRSLSDDAADIRISATLALANIGPAANAAKAGLLNQVQSSNSDFESVAAAYALVKIAANDADTVGVAIPVLVAGLKLDDPTVQAEAASALGELGKSAAAAAEALNQLSADPATAPYVREAAAEALAKIKGEAASR, encoded by the coding sequence ATGCTTCACTTCCATTCGCTCCGCTGGCTGTTTGTGCCCGTCCTGACTCTGACCCTCGGCTGGGCGACCCCGTCCCTGACGTCGCTCGGCTACGGCCAACAGGCAACCGCCCCTGCGGACGCTGCGGACATCGATTCCCTGATCAATAAACTGAATTCCGACGACTCCGCCACCCGTCGCAGCGCTGCGAGCGCTCTGGGCGACGCCGGCGACGATAGCCCCAAAGTCATCGAAGCCTTGATGAAAGCGGTTGGCGACGACGAACCCCGCAATCGTCTGATCGCCGTAGCCGCGCTTCGCAAACTGGTTTCCGATCCGGCCGACCTGGTTCCCATGGCTTCCGAACTGCTCGCCCATGAAGACCAGTTGTTGGCCAGCCGAGCTACCGAGACCCTGGTGCTCCGCGGGGCGAAAGCGGTCCCGTTTTTGACCGCCGCGTTGAAAAACGAACGCGCCGCCTACTGGGCCTGTATCGCGATTGAAGAAATCGGTCCCGACGCCGCCCCCACCGTCCCCGGTTTGCAATCCCTGCTGCGTGAATCGAATGATGACCATCTGAAAGTCCAAGCCCTGTTGGCGATCGCCAAAATTGGTCCCGCAGGCAAGCAAGCCGCCCCCGAAATCGCTGCCGCATTGGCCGACGCCAACACCGAACCGGTCAAAATCGCTGCGGCCTTTGCCGCCGGCACGCACGGCGTGACCGACGCCAAAGCAACCCTGATCACCAACACGAAATCATCCAACAAGATGGTCTCCATGGTTTCCATCTGGGCGCTGGCCAAGTTGTACCCGGAAAACGAAAAGGGCCGAGTCCTGGCCGTCGAAACCCTGATCAAGGGGCTGACCGATTCCGATCCCGCACTCCGCTTGATGGCCGCTAAAGGCCTCCAACTGTTGGCTCCCGATCCGGAAATTGTGGCCCCTCGACTCGTCAAGGTGCTCAAGCAAGACGACCCCATCGTGGCATTCAATCTGGTCGAAGCCTTCGCCAGCCTCGGCGAACCCGCGGCCGCTCGAGCCGCCGACGCGCTGCAGTCGGAGTCGCTCCGCAGTCTGGCGGCCCAAGTCCTGTCCCGCATGGGGCCCGAAGCCGCCTCGGTGGCGTCCCAGGTGACCGCTGCTCTGAAGGATTCCAGCGGGGAATTCCGTCAGCAACTGCAGTCCACCCTGGCCAACATCGGGCCCGCGGCCGCACCAGCCACTCCCGAATTGATCCGCTCGCTGTCCGATGACGCGGCCGACATCCGCATCAGCGCGACGCTGGCCCTGGCCAACATCGGCCCGGCCGCCAATGCCGCTAAAGCCGGCTTGCTGAATCAAGTCCAATCGTCCAACTCGGACTTCGAATCGGTCGCTGCAGCTTACGCCTTAGTCAAGATTGCCGCGAACGACGCCGACACCGTGGGCGTCGCCATCCCCGTGCTTGTTGCCGGTTTAAAACTGGACGACCCCACGGTCCAAGCCGAAGCGGCCTCGGCCCTGGGAGAGCTGGGCAAGTCCGCTGCCGCTGCCGCCGAGGCCCTGAACCAGCTGAGCGCCGATCCCGCGACGGCACCCTACGTTCGCGAAGCCGCCGCCGAAGCGTTGGCCAAGATCAAAGGCGAAGCCGCCAGCCGTTAG
- a CDS encoding NAD(+)/NADH kinase, producing the protein MNSSNPTNPHAPTPQPLETAWPRAGRERPQVVILGVPGREQVSEALERLQPVIAARADIAAIDLEFRYDFSDQDHDLVIVLGGDGSILQAARQMGQNQIPVLGINCGRLGFLAALSPDQFLDVWPEVCCGDFSIVNHLMLRASLIRDGQELDTHLGLNEAAILGGPPYQIMGIDMYVDGLLATTYRCDGLIISTPVGSTAHNLSAGGPILHKSLDAFVISPISPHTLTYRPVVDSAERVFELTVANPNDSTSVVVDGRVLGTIQAGDRVQVRRAKASFKMLKVPGQNDYRTLREKLGWGGTALPKK; encoded by the coding sequence TTGAATTCATCCAATCCAACCAATCCGCACGCCCCCACCCCGCAACCGCTGGAAACCGCTTGGCCGCGAGCCGGTCGCGAACGTCCCCAGGTGGTAATTCTGGGGGTGCCGGGGCGTGAGCAAGTGTCAGAGGCCTTGGAACGCTTGCAGCCGGTAATCGCCGCTCGAGCGGATATCGCGGCCATCGACTTGGAGTTCCGCTACGACTTTAGCGATCAGGATCACGACTTGGTGATCGTGCTGGGCGGGGACGGTTCCATCCTGCAAGCGGCTCGTCAGATGGGCCAGAATCAGATTCCTGTATTGGGCATCAATTGTGGGCGGCTGGGATTCCTGGCCGCGTTATCGCCCGACCAGTTTCTCGATGTCTGGCCGGAGGTATGCTGCGGCGACTTCAGTATCGTCAACCATCTGATGTTGCGAGCGTCCCTGATTCGCGATGGCCAGGAACTGGACACGCATTTGGGACTGAATGAGGCGGCCATCCTGGGCGGGCCTCCCTACCAGATCATGGGCATCGATATGTACGTCGACGGTTTGTTAGCAACCACCTACCGCTGCGACGGTTTGATCATCAGCACGCCGGTGGGTTCGACGGCTCACAATCTGTCCGCCGGCGGGCCGATCCTGCACAAGAGCCTGGATGCCTTTGTGATTTCGCCGATCAGTCCGCACACACTGACGTATCGTCCGGTGGTGGATTCGGCCGAGCGGGTGTTCGAACTGACCGTGGCGAATCCCAATGATTCGACCAGCGTGGTCGTCGACGGCCGCGTGCTGGGCACGATCCAAGCCGGCGACCGCGTGCAGGTCCGCCGCGCCAAAGCGTCTTTCAAAATGTTGAAAGTCCCCGGGCAGAACGACTATCGCACGCTGCGCGAAAAGCTGGGCTGGGGCGGCACGGCGTTGCCCAAGAAGTAG
- a CDS encoding RNA polymerase sigma factor, whose translation MSVSNNRPNESALAASGEQTPEASASDDQQMIERALLGDVEAFDQLVGCYAPRLLRMAYALVGNREDAEDLAQEALSKAYFKLDSFAGRSSFFTWLYRITVNLSISKRRKRRLESTHHAVTLDDAPPPATEQTADQTLDTQEQIDRMRAAIEQLEEDRRTVLVLRDIEGLDYSEIANVLDIPKGTVRSRLHRARGDLKERMQHDHGPPVQPSSTTAAPASARHTKTTSQPHRNEESNDA comes from the coding sequence GTGAGCGTCTCCAACAATAGACCAAACGAATCGGCTCTCGCCGCCAGCGGCGAGCAAACGCCGGAAGCCAGCGCGAGCGACGATCAGCAAATGATCGAACGGGCGTTGCTGGGTGACGTCGAAGCTTTCGACCAATTGGTGGGCTGTTATGCCCCCAGGTTGTTGCGGATGGCGTATGCCTTGGTCGGCAATCGTGAAGACGCCGAAGACCTGGCTCAGGAAGCCCTGTCGAAAGCTTATTTTAAACTGGACAGTTTCGCTGGCCGCAGTTCGTTTTTCACTTGGCTGTATCGCATCACCGTGAACCTTTCCATTTCCAAACGCCGCAAACGCCGTCTGGAATCCACTCACCATGCGGTCACCCTGGACGATGCCCCGCCGCCGGCGACCGAACAAACGGCCGATCAAACGCTTGATACCCAAGAACAGATCGACCGGATGCGAGCGGCCATTGAACAACTGGAAGAAGACCGCCGCACGGTCCTCGTGCTCCGCGATATCGAAGGCTTGGACTACAGCGAAATCGCCAACGTGCTGGACATCCCCAAAGGCACCGTCCGCAGTCGCCTACATCGCGCTCGCGGCGATTTAAAAGAACGCATGCAGCACGACCACGGCCCGCCGGTTCAACCATCCAGTACTACCGCCGCCCCCGCCTCCGCTCGCCACACCAAAACCACTTCACAGCCCCACCGCAACGAGGAGTCAAACGATGCCTGA
- a CDS encoding sialate O-acetylesterase has protein sequence MIRFATYFRLAVFLLFPSSWAWADVRLPNILGSGMVLQRDSEVRIWGWADAGEPVAVRGDWNDAPVRTVTKPDGSWQVRLRTGPASGPHSIRITGHNQLTLDDVLFGEVWLASGQSNMEMPLCPVSGAYTGTQDYEVEIQAAEHPEIRLFQVGNFASKTPQEDVVAGISVYGVPIPEQQWNPCTAQSVANFSATAYYFARQLHVELNVPIGIIDASWGGTPAEAWTPLEGLRKIGDAEAIAAAEQQPDEPDLQQCPTRLYNGMIHPLRQMTLRGVIWYQGEGNIRRASRYRELFSTMITQWRKAFDAEISFYFTQISPFRYRDSTDASALLREAQLQTLTVSRTGMVVTMDIGDLGDIHPKNKQEVGRRLALWALTQDYGRQLAYSGPLFKAATFGNGRATLSFDHVGGGLKTRDGQPPSHFQLAGEDRIFHDATAVIVGDTVVVTSDEVAQPRAVRYGFTDTAEPNLTNDAGLPASSFRSDDW, from the coding sequence ATGATTCGATTTGCGACATATTTTCGGCTCGCCGTCTTCCTCTTATTTCCATCCTCGTGGGCGTGGGCTGATGTGCGGCTGCCAAACATCCTGGGTTCGGGGATGGTGTTGCAGCGGGACAGCGAGGTGCGAATTTGGGGCTGGGCCGATGCCGGCGAGCCGGTTGCGGTGCGTGGAGATTGGAATGACGCGCCCGTACGAACGGTGACCAAGCCCGATGGCTCTTGGCAGGTACGGCTTCGAACCGGTCCGGCGAGCGGACCCCACAGCATCCGAATCACGGGGCACAACCAGCTGACGTTGGACGATGTTTTGTTCGGCGAAGTTTGGCTGGCGTCGGGCCAGAGCAACATGGAAATGCCGCTGTGTCCGGTCTCCGGTGCGTACACCGGAACTCAGGACTACGAGGTAGAGATTCAGGCGGCGGAGCATCCGGAAATCCGCTTGTTCCAAGTGGGTAATTTCGCCAGCAAGACGCCGCAGGAGGACGTGGTTGCCGGCATCAGCGTGTACGGTGTGCCGATCCCCGAGCAGCAGTGGAATCCTTGTACGGCACAGAGTGTGGCTAACTTTTCGGCAACGGCCTACTACTTTGCACGCCAGCTGCATGTGGAGTTGAACGTGCCAATCGGCATCATCGACGCCTCGTGGGGAGGGACGCCCGCGGAAGCCTGGACGCCGTTGGAAGGCTTGCGGAAAATCGGCGACGCGGAAGCCATCGCGGCGGCGGAGCAACAACCCGATGAGCCTGATCTACAACAATGCCCTACGCGCCTTTACAACGGCATGATTCATCCGCTGAGGCAGATGACGCTGCGCGGCGTGATCTGGTACCAGGGTGAAGGCAACATCCGCCGGGCGTCACGTTACCGTGAATTGTTTTCGACGATGATTACGCAGTGGCGCAAAGCGTTTGACGCCGAGATTTCGTTTTACTTCACCCAGATTTCGCCCTTCCGCTATCGCGACTCGACCGACGCATCCGCTTTGTTGCGTGAGGCTCAATTGCAAACCCTGACGGTTTCACGCACCGGGATGGTGGTGACGATGGATATCGGCGACCTGGGGGACATCCATCCCAAGAACAAGCAGGAGGTCGGTCGGCGGTTGGCGTTGTGGGCATTGACTCAAGACTATGGACGCCAGCTGGCCTATTCGGGCCCCCTGTTCAAAGCGGCGACGTTTGGCAACGGTCGGGCCACGCTGAGCTTCGATCACGTCGGCGGCGGTTTGAAGACTCGCGACGGCCAGCCGCCGAGCCATTTTCAATTGGCTGGCGAAGATCGAATTTTTCACGACGCCACGGCCGTGATCGTCGGCGATACGGTGGTCGTTACGTCAGACGAAGTGGCCCAACCGCGAGCGGTGCGGTATGGCTTTACCGATACCGCCGAGCCGAATTTGACCAACGACGCGGGATTGCCGGCAAGTTCGTTTCGCAGCGATGACTGGTAA
- a CDS encoding 6-bladed beta-propeller — translation MKYRIACLFIAALLGSPAVGRAADVSEVQPVRMGCGEMTFDTVPGWGLRPDGNSAIGPTHGSVVIDKGGNIYTSAQRGVFVFSPDGSVIKAYEGGDYTNLHDMEIREEDGVEYIYGARNNNAEGIKFNAHSGEVVLRLPYPEESGLGLKKFNPTAITVAPNGDIFLSNGYASNHIFRFDKTGKYLSHFGKKGNGMQEFNTAHGMTLDTRYQPPRLLICDRNHQPKGRLLHYSLDGEFIEEVITGLGMPTAVAIHGEFVSVPDLQGRLVILDKSNRIIAVLGHNPDPKKGGSYNVPQDQWIEGVFSGTHGSYWDHDGNLYVQDWNISGRIMKLVRVGLQAEQQ, via the coding sequence ATGAAATACCGTATCGCCTGCCTTTTCATTGCCGCTTTGTTGGGCAGTCCCGCCGTGGGACGTGCCGCGGATGTGTCTGAAGTCCAACCGGTCCGCATGGGCTGTGGCGAAATGACGTTTGATACGGTCCCCGGCTGGGGATTGCGTCCCGATGGGAATTCGGCGATCGGGCCCACGCACGGTTCGGTGGTGATCGACAAAGGTGGCAATATCTACACCAGCGCCCAGCGCGGCGTGTTTGTGTTTTCGCCCGACGGTAGTGTGATCAAGGCTTACGAAGGCGGTGACTACACCAACCTGCATGACATGGAGATCCGCGAGGAAGACGGCGTTGAATACATCTATGGGGCGCGTAATAACAACGCCGAAGGGATCAAGTTCAACGCGCACAGTGGCGAGGTCGTGCTGCGGTTGCCGTATCCCGAAGAATCCGGCCTGGGGCTGAAGAAGTTTAACCCCACGGCGATCACGGTCGCTCCCAATGGCGACATCTTTCTGTCCAACGGTTACGCCAGCAACCACATTTTTCGGTTCGACAAAACCGGCAAATATCTGTCGCACTTTGGCAAAAAGGGCAACGGCATGCAGGAGTTCAACACCGCGCATGGCATGACCCTGGACACGCGCTACCAGCCGCCACGGTTGTTGATCTGCGATCGCAATCATCAACCCAAAGGCCGTTTGCTGCACTATTCGCTGGACGGTGAATTCATCGAAGAGGTTATCACCGGTTTGGGAATGCCCACCGCGGTGGCGATTCATGGCGAGTTTGTTTCGGTGCCGGATTTGCAAGGTCGGTTGGTGATCTTGGACAAGAGCAACCGCATCATCGCCGTGCTGGGACACAATCCGGATCCCAAGAAAGGTGGTAGCTACAACGTCCCGCAGGATCAGTGGATCGAAGGCGTGTTCAGCGGCACGCATGGTTCGTACTGGGATCACGATGGCAACCTGTACGTCCAGGACTGGAACATTTCCGGACGGATTATGAAACTGGTCCGCGTGGGTTTGCAGGCCGAACAACAGTAA
- a CDS encoding response regulator, with translation MRVLVAEDSATTRVLLVSHLREWDYTVVEAKDGEQAWQAFQEQPFSLVLTDWIMPNVDGLELIRRIRKSKHSGYSYLILLTAKTDKEDLVTAMDCGADDFLVKPCDPEELRVRLREGKRIIQLEQKLAKQNQRLRETQAALVESEKLASLGQLAAGMAHEINNPIAFVTNNLAVLRRDLGDLLQLVEAYSETRIYLDHAPSELLQRLARIEEDCDFNWLRDHLPKLMESSTDGLKRVRDIISNLRDFARLDRAAADRLNLSSAIESTLQVLQHVVDEKQIRLQSELDPQASVQCRPDKIQQVIYSIVLNAIQASEPGATVEIRLSQAKEAAVIEVQDYGCGMDSQTQSRIFEPFFTTKPVGTGTGLGLAVSFAVVRDHGGKLTVKSQLGQGTTVRVELPDTNNSGT, from the coding sequence ATGCGAGTGCTCGTTGCCGAAGATAGCGCTACCACCCGTGTACTGCTGGTCTCTCATTTGAGAGAGTGGGACTACACGGTGGTCGAAGCTAAGGATGGCGAACAGGCCTGGCAAGCTTTTCAAGAGCAGCCCTTTTCGCTGGTGCTGACCGATTGGATTATGCCCAACGTCGATGGCTTGGAGCTGATTCGCCGGATCCGCAAATCCAAACACTCCGGCTACAGTTATTTGATTCTGCTGACTGCCAAGACGGATAAGGAAGACCTGGTCACGGCGATGGATTGTGGGGCCGATGATTTTCTGGTCAAGCCCTGCGATCCCGAAGAGCTCCGCGTCCGCTTGCGAGAAGGCAAGCGAATCATCCAGTTGGAGCAAAAACTGGCCAAACAGAATCAGCGGCTGCGCGAAACGCAAGCGGCTCTGGTGGAAAGCGAAAAACTGGCCAGCCTGGGGCAGTTGGCCGCCGGCATGGCCCATGAGATCAACAATCCGATTGCTTTTGTGACCAACAATCTGGCCGTGCTCCGCCGCGATCTGGGCGACTTGTTGCAGTTGGTGGAAGCCTACTCCGAAACCCGTATCTATCTGGACCACGCCCCGTCGGAGTTGCTGCAGCGGCTGGCTCGGATTGAAGAAGATTGCGACTTCAACTGGCTGCGTGATCACCTACCCAAGTTGATGGAATCTTCAACCGACGGGCTGAAGCGAGTTCGCGACATCATCAGCAACCTCCGCGATTTCGCTCGCCTCGACCGGGCCGCGGCCGACCGCTTAAACCTGAGTTCGGCGATCGAGTCGACCCTGCAGGTGTTGCAGCATGTGGTGGATGAAAAGCAGATTCGACTTCAATCCGAACTGGATCCGCAGGCCAGCGTTCAGTGCCGGCCGGATAAAATCCAGCAAGTCATTTATAGTATTGTCCTGAATGCGATTCAGGCCAGCGAACCGGGAGCGACGGTGGAGATCCGGCTGAGCCAAGCCAAGGAAGCGGCGGTGATCGAGGTGCAGGATTATGGTTGTGGCATGGATTCACAGACACAGTCGCGGATCTTTGAACCTTTCTTTACGACCAAACCGGTGGGCACCGGGACAGGACTGGGATTGGCGGTTAGTTTTGCCGTCGTTCGTGACCACGGAGGAAAGCTGACGGTGAAAAGTCAGCTGGGGCAAGGCACCACGGTGCGGGTCGAGTTGCCCGACACCAACAACAGCGGGACATGA
- a CDS encoding response regulator: MTKAHSILIVDDEPDVLFSLTGLLRRDFQVYTATSGQDALEIMQQHPIHVVMTDQRMPAMTGSELMENVRQAHPDAIRIIFTGYADTRAVVDAINRGELYRYITKPWDPDDLIDVLKDAAERYEMMASQAEIMDRLPFHLELCDQIAAACDGQAVADEQWQALKTQTQELRELHQRSGASNDE; encoded by the coding sequence ATGACTAAAGCACACAGTATCTTGATCGTCGATGATGAACCCGACGTGTTGTTTTCATTGACCGGCTTGTTGCGTCGCGATTTTCAGGTTTATACCGCGACCAGCGGACAGGACGCTCTGGAAATCATGCAACAGCATCCAATCCATGTGGTTATGACCGACCAGCGGATGCCGGCAATGACGGGCTCGGAGTTAATGGAAAACGTCCGGCAAGCTCATCCCGATGCGATCCGGATTATCTTTACCGGTTATGCGGACACGCGCGCGGTCGTCGATGCCATTAACCGCGGGGAACTGTATCGCTATATCACCAAACCCTGGGACCCCGACGATTTGATCGACGTGCTGAAAGACGCTGCGGAGCGATACGAAATGATGGCCTCCCAGGCAGAGATCATGGATCGCTTGCCGTTCCATCTGGAGCTCTGTGACCAAATCGCCGCGGCCTGCGACGGGCAGGCGGTTGCCGACGAGCAGTGGCAGGCGTTGAAGACGCAGACGCAAGAGCTCCGCGAACTTCACCAACGTAGCGGTGCGAGCAACGATGAGTGA
- a CDS encoding SMP-30/gluconolactonase/LRE family protein: protein MKNRPLDCEDVAMRIPSAATLLFLLAAVPAGAQTPAAIGQIERLDPAMDELLAADAKIEVLAGGFTWCEGPVWVSDAAGGHLLFSDIPRNSIFRWSQAGGVELFMQPSGYTGVSYYGLEPGSNGLAIDAQGRLLACEHGDRRVSILTKGGGKRTLVDAFEGRRLNSPNDLVLHSNGAIFFTDPPYGLPERAEDPRRELDFCGIFRVDPNGTLTLLSKQLARPNGIALSPDQKTLYVAQSDPQNAIWMSFPVNDDLTLGEGKTFYDATDQVGKLPGLPDGLCVAADGHLWASGPGGIYVFTPAGKLIGRLLTGQRTSNCTLGGADGKTLYITADSYLCRVQLK, encoded by the coding sequence TTGAAAAATCGACCCCTGGATTGTGAGGATGTTGCCATGCGGATACCGTCTGCTGCCACGTTGCTGTTTTTGTTAGCCGCTGTCCCTGCGGGGGCGCAGACGCCCGCCGCGATCGGTCAAATCGAACGGCTCGACCCGGCGATGGACGAACTGTTGGCCGCGGACGCCAAAATCGAAGTCCTCGCCGGCGGCTTTACGTGGTGTGAGGGGCCGGTGTGGGTCAGCGATGCGGCCGGCGGCCATCTGCTGTTTTCGGATATTCCTCGCAACAGCATCTTTCGTTGGTCGCAGGCCGGCGGCGTCGAACTGTTCATGCAGCCCAGCGGCTACACCGGAGTCTCGTACTACGGATTGGAACCTGGCAGCAATGGTTTGGCGATAGACGCACAAGGGCGGTTGCTGGCTTGCGAACACGGCGACCGCCGGGTGTCGATATTGACCAAGGGCGGTGGTAAACGAACGCTGGTCGACGCCTTCGAAGGTCGGCGGCTGAACAGCCCCAACGACCTGGTGCTGCACAGCAATGGAGCGATCTTTTTTACCGATCCTCCCTACGGCTTGCCCGAACGCGCCGAAGACCCACGCCGCGAACTGGACTTCTGCGGGATTTTTCGCGTCGATCCCAATGGCACCCTGACCCTGCTGTCCAAACAATTGGCGCGTCCCAACGGAATCGCTTTGTCGCCCGATCAAAAGACGTTGTACGTCGCTCAGAGCGATCCGCAAAACGCGATCTGGATGTCCTTCCCCGTCAATGACGACCTGACGCTGGGCGAAGGCAAGACGTTTTATGATGCCACCGATCAAGTCGGTAAGTTGCCCGGTTTGCCCGATGGCTTGTGCGTGGCGGCCGACGGACATCTATGGGCCAGCGGACCCGGTGGCATCTATGTGTTCACGCCCGCCGGCAAATTGATCGGACGATTGCTGACCGGCCAGCGGACCAGTAACTGCACTCTGGGTGGTGCCGACGGCAAGACCCTGTACATCACCGCCGATAGTTATCTCTGCCGCGTGCAGTTGAAGTAG
- a CDS encoding ExeA family protein, giving the protein MTRSTPSDLPIFSSAPDTRLFQPLGAIESCREQLEAMLRTDAGLGLLIGPPGTGKSLLCQVLAETLRDPFEVVLLAEAAPRDQLSLLQNILFHLNMPYKNISEGELRLSLIDRLTQSVHSRDHGLVLIVDEAQSLPNSILEEIRMITNIVRGGRSCVRTVLAGNHELEDRISQSGLESLAQRVAVRCYLHPFNQADTGNYLRATLAAAENGPSIDEEAVAAIHFATGGVPRLIAQLMRLVLQSTTGDAIHADHVNQAWANSRQLASPVLEPEYRQPSPSENNTAENNTAENNTAENDISESGINETDINETDITADDISADDIVEFGELSCDDEAPAESVAEPAATQAPAVAENMPEIAAELDRVTDSLLRISEQQYDESDQLEDSGELEDSCALEASDESEDSCQLEDLSQLNEAGEPDDANELDETWDLEDLPGVAATSLDSEFESDNTIIDAAVQWSPEEPIPADDQLADDEPVQAAPLPLVPLVEPQTLFGDGFDEEETVPGAAVSSLPPATVLSMEDASTTDTALPADNVSETDHASTIDDSCQPEHDLHSEVACISVEASTVQWDSDPLPPTPAIGTDGVGSSEPLQDDICLNDDSDMLIIEDVVDIEPAPVRGVVFDDDPTDSVDYQRLLNRMRQG; this is encoded by the coding sequence ATGACACGTTCAACGCCCTCGGATCTTCCGATCTTCTCCTCGGCTCCCGACACTCGCCTGTTTCAACCGCTCGGTGCGATCGAGAGTTGCCGCGAGCAGCTGGAAGCGATGCTACGCACTGATGCTGGACTGGGACTGTTGATCGGCCCTCCTGGAACCGGCAAATCGCTGCTGTGTCAGGTGCTGGCGGAAACGCTGCGGGATCCCTTCGAAGTCGTGCTGCTGGCCGAAGCCGCTCCCCGCGACCAACTCAGCTTGTTGCAGAACATTCTGTTTCATCTGAACATGCCCTACAAAAACATTTCCGAAGGCGAACTGCGGCTGTCGCTGATCGATCGGCTGACGCAGAGCGTCCATTCGCGGGACCACGGCCTGGTGCTGATTGTCGATGAAGCCCAATCGCTGCCCAATTCGATTCTCGAAGAAATCCGCATGATCACCAACATCGTGCGGGGCGGCCGATCCTGTGTCCGCACGGTGCTGGCCGGCAACCACGAATTGGAAGACCGGATTTCGCAAAGCGGCTTGGAATCACTGGCCCAACGCGTCGCCGTTCGCTGCTACCTGCACCCCTTTAATCAAGCCGACACGGGCAACTACCTGCGAGCCACCTTGGCCGCTGCCGAAAATGGGCCCAGCATCGACGAAGAAGCCGTGGCGGCCATCCATTTTGCCACTGGCGGTGTCCCGCGTTTGATCGCTCAACTGATGCGGTTGGTGCTGCAATCGACCACCGGCGACGCGATCCATGCCGACCACGTCAATCAAGCCTGGGCGAACTCGCGACAATTGGCCAGCCCCGTGCTGGAACCCGAATATCGCCAACCCAGCCCCAGCGAAAACAACACCGCTGAAAACAACACCGCTGAAAACAACACTGCTGAAAACGATATTAGCGAAAGCGGCATTAACGAAACCGACATTAACGAAACCGACATCACCGCGGACGATATCTCCGCGGACGACATCGTCGAGTTCGGCGAACTGTCCTGCGATGACGAAGCTCCGGCAGAGTCGGTCGCCGAGCCCGCCGCGACGCAGGCTCCCGCCGTCGCCGAAAACATGCCGGAAATCGCCGCCGAACTCGATCGCGTCACCGATTCCCTGCTGCGAATTTCCGAACAGCAATACGATGAATCGGATCAGCTGGAAGACAGCGGCGAATTGGAAGACAGCTGTGCACTGGAAGCCAGCGATGAATCGGAAGACAGCTGTCAGTTGGAAGACCTGAGCCAGTTGAATGAAGCGGGCGAACCGGACGACGCCAACGAGCTGGACGAGACCTGGGACCTGGAAGATCTACCCGGAGTGGCCGCCACGTCGCTCGACAGTGAATTCGAATCCGACAACACGATCATTGATGCCGCAGTGCAGTGGAGCCCCGAAGAGCCCATACCGGCGGATGACCAACTGGCGGACGACGAACCGGTGCAAGCAGCCCCTCTTCCGCTCGTTCCGTTGGTGGAACCGCAGACCCTGTTCGGCGATGGGTTCGACGAAGAAGAAACGGTTCCCGGAGCCGCCGTATCCAGTCTGCCACCGGCAACCGTGCTGTCTATGGAGGACGCCTCGACGACGGATACAGCCCTGCCCGCCGACAACGTTTCGGAAACCGATCACGCCTCCACCATCGACGACTCCTGTCAGCCGGAGCACGATTTGCACAGCGAAGTCGCTTGCATTTCGGTCGAAGCTTCGACGGTCCAGTGGGACAGCGATCCCCTGCCGCCGACGCCGGCCATCGGCACCGACGGCGTGGGATCCAGCGAACCGCTGCAAGACGACATCTGCCTCAACGACGACAGCGACATGCTGATCATCGAAGACGTTGTCGATATCGAACCGGCTCCGGTACGCGGCGTCGTGTTTGATGACGACCCCACCGACAGCGTCGACTACCAACGCTTGCTCAATCGCATGCGACAGGGGTAA